The region CCCTTCTTCTCTTTTTTACGAAACATCTGTAGCATCCTGTAAGTTACAAGGAATCCGCCGAAAATATTCACCCCGGCCAGAATCACCGCAACAAAACCCATGATCTTGGAAAAATTCATCTCACCCGCCGGACCAGCTGCAATGAGCGCGCCAACAATAATAACAGACGAAATCGCATTGGTCACAGCCATTAAAGGTGAATGCAAAGCTGGCGTTACGCGCCAAACCACATAATAGCCA is a window of Alphaproteobacteria bacterium DNA encoding:
- a CDS encoding NAD(P) transhydrogenase subunit alpha; this translates as MDLNFKMSINDQGVEALLSQSASHSSFFLNALTVFVLAIFVGYYVVWRVTPALHSPLMAVTNAISSVIIVGALIAAGPAGEMNFSKIMGFVAVILAGVNIFGGFLVTYRMLQMFRKKEKKG